From Helicobacter sp. MIT 99-5507:
AGCGCCTGAATAAAATATTATTTGGGTTAAGATTCCAAGTAAAACCAAAAATCCAAATACATATATGCTACTATAACTCACACTAAAATTTTTATTCTCATCAAATGAATAAAATACAGATGAAATATTTTTATATACATATAGCAGTATATTTAGTGGCTCATGATAAAATGCTAATATACCACCAAGCACTATACCAAGTAATAATGATAATGCCACCTTTCGTGTAGCAAAAACCATAACAATCACAAAAACAGGCACAGCCAAACTAATAATGGAATCTGAATAATGCAGTGCATTTCCTAAATCCATACTAAAGCCTTAATCAACTTTTTGTGCGATAATTAAACTACACAAATTAGCAATATATCTTTTTTTTACTTTCACTAAAAACCCTAGAATCTTTAGCTTTTCTTCTAATTCCTCAAGTGTTAAAAAACCATCAATAGAATCTGGCAGATATTTGTAAGCTTTGTAATTCTTAGATATTAATCCACCAAGTATTGGCAATATATGTTTTGTATAGAATAATGCAATATTATCAATAATATTTGCATTATCTTTTCTTGTAAATTCCAAGATGACTAAGATTCCGCCAATTCTTAAAACCCTATGAAACTCACTCAAAGCCTTATCAATTTCAACAACATTTCTAAGCCCATAAGCAATAGATAAAATATCTATTTTTTCATCATCAATAGCAATATCTTTTGCTTCACCTTGTATTA
This genomic window contains:
- the ubiE gene encoding bifunctional demethylmenaquinone methyltransferase/2-methoxy-6-polyprenyl-1,4-benzoquinol methylase UbiE; translated protein: MQNKQDNIINMFDDIASNYDIANRILSFNVDTKWRKEACIKALNLANNNNLNIADIACGTGDMIINWLKFSKDSKILGIDPSINMLNIAKNKLPNEVKLIQGEAKDIAIDDEKIDILSIAYGLRNVVEIDKALSEFHRVLRIGGILVILEFTRKDNANIIDNIALFYTKHILPILGGLISKNYKAYKYLPDSIDGFLTLEELEEKLKILGFLVKVKKRYIANLCSLIIAQKVD